A part of Myxococcus landrumus genomic DNA contains:
- a CDS encoding glycosyltransferase family 87 protein, producing MNPQSSFGVTSPPASDQEAAPQVRARWTGLLLLVPFIALTLAIRAFVSPPGHVDLDFSSYWSAARLAFSLEGSPYDWGALARLGKEWLPERRASVPPFIYTPASLLAFGVFKGLEFTTAAGVMLLVGILATAAAFTFLVQALQLTGSRRVFLCGALYTLSFAPLYDSLALGQVNPVLLLLLCTVWYAYRDHRAAWVGGLAAAAAVFLKFHFGLLLLPVLLRKQWSLALWTTAFLVLGVGLSAALLPFDAWAEWHEHVVSGSSLIRVPKGLPGVSERTNLSLPGLTARFLLKNSVFPHNPIPRELASLVATSLCAALVGVMAWVLSRSSRMPRTPERANWEVCLVLATAFEVSPVSWGPHLVFLLPVMYLLGRAVVLEPGAPMPQRVLLGTLILVLALHPFFLGLQDLTTVLVVATLRGLATLTLWSTLAMRLLRLSPAREPT from the coding sequence ATGAACCCGCAGAGCTCCTTCGGCGTCACGTCCCCTCCCGCCTCCGACCAGGAGGCGGCCCCTCAGGTCCGCGCGCGATGGACGGGGCTGTTGCTGCTCGTCCCGTTCATCGCGCTGACGCTCGCCATCCGCGCGTTCGTGAGCCCGCCGGGACATGTCGACCTCGACTTCAGCTCGTATTGGTCCGCGGCCCGCCTCGCCTTCTCACTCGAGGGTTCGCCGTATGACTGGGGGGCACTGGCGCGTCTCGGAAAGGAGTGGCTGCCCGAGCGGCGAGCCTCGGTCCCTCCCTTCATCTACACCCCGGCCTCGCTGCTGGCGTTCGGGGTGTTCAAGGGGCTGGAGTTCACCACCGCGGCTGGCGTCATGCTCCTCGTCGGCATCCTCGCCACGGCGGCCGCGTTCACCTTCCTCGTGCAAGCGCTACAGCTGACGGGCTCGCGGCGGGTATTCCTGTGCGGGGCCCTCTACACGCTGTCCTTCGCGCCCCTCTACGACTCGCTGGCCCTGGGGCAGGTGAACCCGGTGCTGCTGCTGTTGCTGTGCACCGTGTGGTACGCGTACCGGGACCACCGCGCGGCCTGGGTCGGGGGCCTGGCGGCCGCGGCGGCGGTGTTCCTCAAGTTCCACTTCGGCCTGCTGCTGCTGCCGGTGCTGTTGCGCAAGCAGTGGAGCCTGGCGCTGTGGACCACCGCCTTCCTCGTGCTTGGCGTGGGCCTGTCCGCGGCCCTCCTTCCTTTCGACGCGTGGGCGGAGTGGCATGAGCATGTCGTGAGCGGCAGCTCGCTCATCCGTGTGCCCAAGGGACTGCCCGGCGTTTCGGAGCGCACCAACCTGAGCCTGCCGGGGCTGACCGCACGCTTCCTCCTGAAGAACTCCGTCTTCCCCCACAACCCGATTCCTCGCGAGCTGGCCTCCCTGGTGGCCACGTCACTGTGCGCCGCGCTCGTGGGCGTCATGGCGTGGGTGTTGTCACGCTCCAGTCGCATGCCACGGACGCCCGAGCGGGCCAACTGGGAGGTCTGCCTCGTGCTGGCCACGGCCTTCGAGGTGTCACCCGTCTCCTGGGGTCCCCACCTCGTGTTCCTGCTTCCGGTCATGTACCTGCTGGGCCGCGCCGTGGTGCTGGAGCCTGGGGCGCCAATGCCCCAGCGGGTCCTGCTGGGGACCCTCATCCTCGTCCTGGCCCTGCACCCCTTCTTCCTCGGGCTCCAGGACCTCACGACCGTCCTGGTGGTGGCCACGCTTCGCGGGCTGGCGACGCTCACGCTGTGGAGCACCCTGGCGATGAGGCTGCTGCGCCTGTCTCCAGCGCGGGAGCCCACGTAG